In the Passer domesticus isolate bPasDom1 chromosome 4, bPasDom1.hap1, whole genome shotgun sequence genome, one interval contains:
- the LARP7 gene encoding la-related protein 7 isoform X3 produces MTGMETETVRDKAMEEESTEQKKEKEKKKRSRVKQVLADIAKQVDFWFGDVNLHKDRFLREQIEKSRDGYVDISLLVSFNKMKKLTTDGKLIARAVKSSSVVELDLEGTRIRRRQPLGERPTDVDSRTVYVELLPKNVNHSWIERVFGKCGNVVYVSIPRYRSTGDPKGFAFVEFETKEQAEKAIEFLNNPPEEAPRKPGIFPKTVKNKPVPTLNSGDNTVVEKKKKKKKKSKIKKESNAQAAAEPKESNTNNTTEPAPKSKRHRTPSECSEMEGTETPKQPSKREKRKWDRTESSEVTWESRPGKRKRTTSGDGETSAPKVKKAAEKDEAETVKEETTEAPKDSNEVSAEEDKDKKDTSLSKSKRKHKKKHKERHKMGEEVIPLRVLSKTEWMGLKQEYLALQKASMASLKKTMSQIKPEPVGEMETESGVQKSENDKTATSEDCAPPAKANTMGPQFVSGVIVKIISTEPLPGRKQIKDALAVLAEVAYVDMLEGDTECHVRFKTPEDAQTVVKSYKEIQIKNNWKFEVLTGDHEQRYWQKILVDRQAKLNQPREKKRGTEKLIAKAERMRLEKTQQTSKHIRFTDDN; encoded by the exons ATGACAGGAATGGAGACTGAAACAGTGAGAGACAAAGCCATGGAAGAAGAAAGCACCgagcagaaaaaggaaaaagagaagaagaagaggtCAAGAGTTAAACAGGTGCTGGCAGATATAGCCAAGCAAGTGGATTTCTGGTTTGGTGATGTTAATCTCCACAAAGACAGATTTCTTCGAGAACAAATAGAGAAGTCCAGAGATGGGT atGTTGACATATCACTTCTTGTTTCTTTCAACAAGATGAAAAAATTGACTACTGATGGGAAGCTGATCGCTCGGGCAGTTAAAAGTTCATCTGTTGTAGAG CTGGACCTGGAAGGAACCAGGATCAGGAGACGGCAGCCCCTGGGCGAGCGCCCGACGGACGTGGACAGTCGGACTGTCTATGTG gaGCTGCTTCCCAAAAATGTCAATCACAGTTGGATTGAACGGGTGTTTGGGAAGTGTGGCAATGTAGTTTACGTCAGTATCCCCCGCTATAGGAGTACTGGGGATCCAAAGGGCTTTGCTTTTGTTGAATTTGAAACTAAGGAACAGGCAGAGAAAGCCATTGAG TTTTTGAATAATCCACCAGAAGAAGCACCACGGAAACCTGGGATTTTCCccaaaacagtaaaaaataaacCAGTTCCTACACTGAACTCAGGTGACAACACTGTAGTAG agaagaaaaagaagaaaaagaagaaatccaAAATCAAGAAAGAGAGCAAtgcacaggcagctgcagagccaaaGGAATCTAACACTAACAATACAACAGAGCCAGCACCCAAGTCTAAAAGACACAGGACTCCATCTGAGTGCTCTGAGATGGAGGGAACTGAGACTCCCAAGCAGCCCTCcaaaagggagaagaggaaatgggACAGAACTGAAAGCTCAGAGGTAACCTGGGAAAGCAGgccaggaaagagaaaaagaaccaCCTCAGGGGATGGTGAGACATCAGCTCCAAAAGTTAAGAAAGCTGCTGAAAAAGATGAAGCTGAAACAGTAAAAGAAGAAACAACAGAAGCTCCAAAAGATTCCAATG AAGTTTCTGCAGAAGAggacaaagacaaaaaagacACATCCCTCTCCAAatcaaaaaggaaacacaagaaAAAGCACAAAGAGAGACACAAAATGGGTGAAGAAGTCATTCCCCTCAGGGTACTCTCCAA GACTGAATGGATGGGTTTGAAGCAAGAATATTTGGCTCTGCAGAAAGCCAGTATGGCCTCCTTAAAGAAAACGATGTCTCAAATCAAACCTGAGCCCGTGGGAGAAATGGAGACGGAGTCTGGTGTGCAGAAATCTGAAAATGACAAAA CAGCCACCAGTGAAGATTGTGCCCCTCCCGCCAAGGCCAACACAATGGGGCCTCAGTTTGTCAGCGGAGTAATTGTGAAGATCATTAGCACCGAGCCCCTGCCGGGCAGGAAGCAGATCAAG GatgctctggcagtgctggctgaggTGGCTTATGTTGACATGCTGGAGGGGGACACCGAATGTCACGTCCGCTTCAAGACTCCTGAGGATGCACAGACTGTCGTGAAATCATACAAAGAAATACAGATCAAAAACAACTGGAAATTCGAAGTTCTCACTG
- the LARP7 gene encoding la-related protein 7 isoform X1 produces the protein MTGMETETVRDKAMEEESTEQKKEKEKKKRSRVKQVLADIAKQVDFWFGDVNLHKDRFLREQIEKSRDGYVDISLLVSFNKMKKLTTDGKLIARAVKSSSVVELDLEGTRIRRRQPLGERPTDVDSRTVYVELLPKNVNHSWIERVFGKCGNVVYVSIPRYRSTGDPKGFAFVEFETKEQAEKAIEFLNNPPEEAPRKPGIFPKTVKNKPVPTLNSGDNTVVEEKKKKKKKKSKIKKESNAQAAAEPKESNTNNTTEPAPKSKRHRTPSECSEMEGTETPKQPSKREKRKWDRTESSEVTWESRPGKRKRTTSGDGETSAPKVKKAAEKDEAETVKEETTEAPKDSNEVSAEEDKDKKDTSLSKSKRKHKKKHKERHKMGEEVIPLRVLSKTEWMGLKQEYLALQKASMASLKKTMSQIKPEPVGEMETESGVQKSENDKTATSEDCAPPAKANTMGPQFVSGVIVKIISTEPLPGRKQIKDALAVLAEVAYVDMLEGDTECHVRFKTPEDAQTVVKSYKEIQIKNNWKFEVLTGDHEQRYWQKILVDRQAKLNQPREKKRGTEKLIAKAERMRLEKTQQTSKHIRFTDDN, from the exons ATGACAGGAATGGAGACTGAAACAGTGAGAGACAAAGCCATGGAAGAAGAAAGCACCgagcagaaaaaggaaaaagagaagaagaagaggtCAAGAGTTAAACAGGTGCTGGCAGATATAGCCAAGCAAGTGGATTTCTGGTTTGGTGATGTTAATCTCCACAAAGACAGATTTCTTCGAGAACAAATAGAGAAGTCCAGAGATGGGT atGTTGACATATCACTTCTTGTTTCTTTCAACAAGATGAAAAAATTGACTACTGATGGGAAGCTGATCGCTCGGGCAGTTAAAAGTTCATCTGTTGTAGAG CTGGACCTGGAAGGAACCAGGATCAGGAGACGGCAGCCCCTGGGCGAGCGCCCGACGGACGTGGACAGTCGGACTGTCTATGTG gaGCTGCTTCCCAAAAATGTCAATCACAGTTGGATTGAACGGGTGTTTGGGAAGTGTGGCAATGTAGTTTACGTCAGTATCCCCCGCTATAGGAGTACTGGGGATCCAAAGGGCTTTGCTTTTGTTGAATTTGAAACTAAGGAACAGGCAGAGAAAGCCATTGAG TTTTTGAATAATCCACCAGAAGAAGCACCACGGAAACCTGGGATTTTCCccaaaacagtaaaaaataaacCAGTTCCTACACTGAACTCAGGTGACAACACTGTAGTAG aagagaagaaaaagaagaaaaagaagaaatccaAAATCAAGAAAGAGAGCAAtgcacaggcagctgcagagccaaaGGAATCTAACACTAACAATACAACAGAGCCAGCACCCAAGTCTAAAAGACACAGGACTCCATCTGAGTGCTCTGAGATGGAGGGAACTGAGACTCCCAAGCAGCCCTCcaaaagggagaagaggaaatgggACAGAACTGAAAGCTCAGAGGTAACCTGGGAAAGCAGgccaggaaagagaaaaagaaccaCCTCAGGGGATGGTGAGACATCAGCTCCAAAAGTTAAGAAAGCTGCTGAAAAAGATGAAGCTGAAACAGTAAAAGAAGAAACAACAGAAGCTCCAAAAGATTCCAATG AAGTTTCTGCAGAAGAggacaaagacaaaaaagacACATCCCTCTCCAAatcaaaaaggaaacacaagaaAAAGCACAAAGAGAGACACAAAATGGGTGAAGAAGTCATTCCCCTCAGGGTACTCTCCAA GACTGAATGGATGGGTTTGAAGCAAGAATATTTGGCTCTGCAGAAAGCCAGTATGGCCTCCTTAAAGAAAACGATGTCTCAAATCAAACCTGAGCCCGTGGGAGAAATGGAGACGGAGTCTGGTGTGCAGAAATCTGAAAATGACAAAA CAGCCACCAGTGAAGATTGTGCCCCTCCCGCCAAGGCCAACACAATGGGGCCTCAGTTTGTCAGCGGAGTAATTGTGAAGATCATTAGCACCGAGCCCCTGCCGGGCAGGAAGCAGATCAAG GatgctctggcagtgctggctgaggTGGCTTATGTTGACATGCTGGAGGGGGACACCGAATGTCACGTCCGCTTCAAGACTCCTGAGGATGCACAGACTGTCGTGAAATCATACAAAGAAATACAGATCAAAAACAACTGGAAATTCGAAGTTCTCACTG
- the LARP7 gene encoding la-related protein 7 isoform X2 — translation MTGMETETVRDKAMEEESTEQKKEKEKKKRSRVKQVLADIAKQVDFWFGDVNLHKDRFLREQIEKSRDGYVDISLLVSFNKMKKLTTDGKLIARAVKSSSVVELDLEGTRIRRRQPLGERPTDVDSRTVYVELLPKNVNHSWIERVFGKCGNVVYVSIPRYRSTGDPKGFAFVEFETKEQAEKAIEFLNNPPEEAPRKPGIFPKTVKNKPVPTLNSGDNTVVEEKKKKKKKKSKIKKESNAQAAAEPKESNTNNTTEPAPKSKRHRTPSECSEMEGTETPKQPSKREKRKWDRTESSEVTWESRPGKRKRTTSGDGETSAPKVKKAAEKDEAETVKEETTEAPKDSNEVSAEEDKDKKDTSLSKSKRKHKKKHKERHKMGEEVIPLRVLSKTEWMGLKQEYLALQKASMASLKKTMSQIKPEPVGEMETESGVQKSENDKTTSEDCAPPAKANTMGPQFVSGVIVKIISTEPLPGRKQIKDALAVLAEVAYVDMLEGDTECHVRFKTPEDAQTVVKSYKEIQIKNNWKFEVLTGDHEQRYWQKILVDRQAKLNQPREKKRGTEKLIAKAERMRLEKTQQTSKHIRFTDDN, via the exons ATGACAGGAATGGAGACTGAAACAGTGAGAGACAAAGCCATGGAAGAAGAAAGCACCgagcagaaaaaggaaaaagagaagaagaagaggtCAAGAGTTAAACAGGTGCTGGCAGATATAGCCAAGCAAGTGGATTTCTGGTTTGGTGATGTTAATCTCCACAAAGACAGATTTCTTCGAGAACAAATAGAGAAGTCCAGAGATGGGT atGTTGACATATCACTTCTTGTTTCTTTCAACAAGATGAAAAAATTGACTACTGATGGGAAGCTGATCGCTCGGGCAGTTAAAAGTTCATCTGTTGTAGAG CTGGACCTGGAAGGAACCAGGATCAGGAGACGGCAGCCCCTGGGCGAGCGCCCGACGGACGTGGACAGTCGGACTGTCTATGTG gaGCTGCTTCCCAAAAATGTCAATCACAGTTGGATTGAACGGGTGTTTGGGAAGTGTGGCAATGTAGTTTACGTCAGTATCCCCCGCTATAGGAGTACTGGGGATCCAAAGGGCTTTGCTTTTGTTGAATTTGAAACTAAGGAACAGGCAGAGAAAGCCATTGAG TTTTTGAATAATCCACCAGAAGAAGCACCACGGAAACCTGGGATTTTCCccaaaacagtaaaaaataaacCAGTTCCTACACTGAACTCAGGTGACAACACTGTAGTAG aagagaagaaaaagaagaaaaagaagaaatccaAAATCAAGAAAGAGAGCAAtgcacaggcagctgcagagccaaaGGAATCTAACACTAACAATACAACAGAGCCAGCACCCAAGTCTAAAAGACACAGGACTCCATCTGAGTGCTCTGAGATGGAGGGAACTGAGACTCCCAAGCAGCCCTCcaaaagggagaagaggaaatgggACAGAACTGAAAGCTCAGAGGTAACCTGGGAAAGCAGgccaggaaagagaaaaagaaccaCCTCAGGGGATGGTGAGACATCAGCTCCAAAAGTTAAGAAAGCTGCTGAAAAAGATGAAGCTGAAACAGTAAAAGAAGAAACAACAGAAGCTCCAAAAGATTCCAATG AAGTTTCTGCAGAAGAggacaaagacaaaaaagacACATCCCTCTCCAAatcaaaaaggaaacacaagaaAAAGCACAAAGAGAGACACAAAATGGGTGAAGAAGTCATTCCCCTCAGGGTACTCTCCAA GACTGAATGGATGGGTTTGAAGCAAGAATATTTGGCTCTGCAGAAAGCCAGTATGGCCTCCTTAAAGAAAACGATGTCTCAAATCAAACCTGAGCCCGTGGGAGAAATGGAGACGGAGTCTGGTGTGCAGAAATCTGAAAATGACAAAA CCACCAGTGAAGATTGTGCCCCTCCCGCCAAGGCCAACACAATGGGGCCTCAGTTTGTCAGCGGAGTAATTGTGAAGATCATTAGCACCGAGCCCCTGCCGGGCAGGAAGCAGATCAAG GatgctctggcagtgctggctgaggTGGCTTATGTTGACATGCTGGAGGGGGACACCGAATGTCACGTCCGCTTCAAGACTCCTGAGGATGCACAGACTGTCGTGAAATCATACAAAGAAATACAGATCAAAAACAACTGGAAATTCGAAGTTCTCACTG